A genomic region of Dreissena polymorpha isolate Duluth1 chromosome 4, UMN_Dpol_1.0, whole genome shotgun sequence contains the following coding sequences:
- the LOC127878465 gene encoding filaggrin-2-like, which yields MAEEENKELEIDAEEKAGKLEQALSNRGKNLPTEELLLVEQKRLDSLIGYGLDSQGLDSLTGYGSDSQGLDSLIGYGLDSNGLDSLTGYGSVAQGLDSLTGYGLDSQGLDSLIGYGSDFQELDSLTGFGSDSQGLDSQGLDSLIGYGLDSNGLDSLTGYGSVSQGLDSLTGYGSDSQGLDSLIGYGSDFQELDSLTGFGSDSQGLDSLTGFGSES from the exons GCTGGCAAGCTGGAGCAGGCGCTTAGCAACAGAGGAAAGAATTTGCCCACAGAGGAACTTCTGTTGGTGGAACAGAAGC GGCTGGACTCCCTGATAGGCTATGGGTTGGACTCCCAAGGGCTGGACTCCCTGACTGGCTATGGGTCAGACTCCCAAGGGCTGGACTCCCTGATAGGCTATGGGTTAGACTCCAATGGGCTGGACTCCCTGACAGGCTATGGGTCGGTCGCCCAAGGGTTGGACTCCCTGACTGGCTATGGGTTAGACTCCCAAGGGCTGGACTCCCTGATAGGCTATGGGTCAGACTTCCAAGAGCTGGACTCCCTGACAGGCTTTGGGTCGGACTCCCAAGGGCTGGACTCCCAAGGGCTGGACTCCCTGATAGGCTATGGGTTAGACTCCAATGGGCTGGACTCCCTGACAGGCTATGGGTCGGTCTCCCAAGGGTTGGACTCCCTGACTGGCTATGGGTCAGACTCCCAAGGGCTGGACTCCCTGATAGGCTATGGGTCAGACTTCCAAGAGCTGGACTCCCTGACAGGCTTTGGGTCGGACTCCCAAGGGCTGGACTCCCTGACAGGCTTTGGGTCGGAATCCTAA